acaaaggggtgtactctgagcattttttgggaagctgttttcataaccaatcatggcacccacctgttcccaattagcctgcacacctgtgggatgttccaaataagtgtttgatgagcattcctcatctttatcagtatttattgccacctttcccaacttctttgtcacttgttgctggcattaaattctaaagttaatgattatttgcaaaaaaaaagtttatcagtttgaacatcaaatatgttgtctttgtagtatattcaactaaatatgggttgaaaattatttgcaaatcattgtattccatttatatttacatctaacacaatttcccaactcatatggaaacgggtgtgtatatatatatgtgtatgtatatatatatatatatataaaatcatatatatatcatacatatgatatatatatatatatatacatatatatatatatatatatatgttagggctgcgaatctttgggtgtcccacgatttgattcaatatcgattcttggggtcgcgattcgattatatatcgatttttcccattcaacgcgattctcgattcaaaaacgatatttttcgattcaaaacgattgtgtattcatttaatacataggatttcagcaggatctaccccagtctgctgacatgcaagcagggtagtagatttttttaaaaagcttttataatttttaagaacaatgttttatcaattgattgcaataatgtaaatgtgttttaactattaaatggcCCAataatacgacttattttatctctgtgaaaacattggacacagtgtgttgtcaagcttatgagatgcgatgcatgtGTAAGCCActgtaatgtcaatgagggatttttaatcactgctatgctgaaattatatctaatattgatactgttgttggtaatattcatttttgtttcactacttttggtttgttttgtgttgtgtttgtgtctcctttcaattgctctgttaattgcagttctgagtgttgctgggtcaggtttggttttggaattggattgcattgttatggtattgctgtgtattgttttgttggattgataaaaaataattaaaaatcgattaaaaaaaaaagagaatagattgtgaatcgcacaacgtgagaatcgcgatttgtattcgaattgattatttcccacacctataatataaatatatatatatatatataaatatatatatatataaatatatatatatatatacaaatatatgtataaatatgtgtatatatatatatatatatatatatatatatatatatatatatatatagacaggctccagcactccccgcgaccccaaaagggacaagtgttacaaaatggatgggtggatatatatatatatatatatatatatatatatatatatatatatatacacacacacacacacacacacaaaacacacacatacatacatacataggttgAGTATTGATTATCTTTATCAATATGTTTTTGATTAATGTTACCTCTTTGCAGATCTCCAAGTGTTTCTCAGCAAAGTGCATGGCCTGATCATGGTTGCCCAGGGCGGTGTAAGCGTTTCCAAGACTCCAACATGCGCGACCTTCCCcaatcctacacacacacacacacacacacacacgcacacacacacacacacacacacacacacacacacacacacacacacacacacacacacacacacacacaaacaaacacacacacacaaaatacttAAACCCACTGGGAGTGAGTTATGATTCCTCCAGTATGTGGAGAGAGTGTGTACCGGTCATTGAGGTCCTGTGCTATGATGAGGTGTTTAAGGTGGTAGTCGATGGCTCTCTCATAGTCCTGCAGCAGAGTGTAAGTGTTGCCCAGACTGTAGCAGGCCTGAGCCTCCACCGCGCGATCTTTTAGCTGTCTCGCCAGTTGCAGCGTCCTCCTAATCCATGTGTAGAAAGGACATTTAAATACAACACAGTGAGACTTGTTAACACAACACAAGCTGAGTCAGCATACTTGTAATGATCTGCTGCCACTTCAAACTCCCCTAAAAAGATGAAAGCATTGCCCAGGTTGCAGTAAGCCCGTCTTTCTGCTGAGCGGTCGCCAAACTCCTTCGCTATGAGCAGACGCTGTAGATACAATCATTTAGATCAGATTGACGCACCCGATTGCAGCCTTCCACCCCGCCTCCCACCTGCTCATGAGACGCCACGGCTTTGCGGAAGTTCCCCAGCAAGTAGTGAGTGTTGCCCAGGTTGCCGTATGTCCGACCCTGAGCCGCCCGATCGCTGAGCTCCTTCACCAGCGCCAAGTTTGCCCTGAAATTGTACGCAGAGAGAGGAATGTTGAGATGCACAATCCATGCAATGTGTTCCGACATACTCGTAATATTCCGATGCCTTCCTCAGCGCCATCATGACGTCTTCTGGGAAGTCACCGGGCTCAGCTCCACTCAAACAAATACTTTTGCCTTGAGCATGGAATACATTCCCAAAGTTGTAGAGAGCTCGTGCCTGTCCCACCTGAAAAACACACCAAGTATTTACTGCTGGTTGCATTCACTCTACTGatcatttcattcatttatttccaACACAACAAATCAAAAATACTCTCCAGCTACACAATTCAATTTAAATAGCATCCccaatatttatacacacatttttatgcacatatatatatatattaggacttttaaaggcggactaacaggtctttgagggtcagaattctagctgatagacaggtgttctgatacttattttcagctgtatcacacgaataaattgtttaaaaaaatcatagattgtgatttctggaattttctttttaggttatctctcatacagtggacatgcacctaccgtgaaaatttcagacccctccatgatttctaagtgggagaacttgcaaaacaggatgttcaaatacttttttttgactgtatatatatatatatatatatatatatatatatatatatatatatgtatatatatataaatatatttcatggtttgaaatcatgcatggcacggaaggttcccctgcttaaaccagcacatgttaaggcccgttttaagtttgccaatgaccatttggatgatccagaggagtcatgggagaaagttttgtggacagatgagaccaaaattgacctttttggtcagaattccactatgtgtgtttggaggaagaagaacgaTCCGAAGAACACCATCCTACTGTGCAACATGGGGGTGATAGCATCATGCTTGGGGGGTGTTTTTCTACTCATGGGACAGgatgactgtactgtattaaggagaggatgactgcagccatgtattgtgagattttggccaaaaacctccttcccttagtcagatcattgaagatgagtcgtggctggatcttccaacatgaccatgacccaaagcacacagccaggaaaaacaaaaagtggcttcgtaagaaccttatcaaggttccggagtggcctagccagtctccagacctaaatccaattgaaaatctttggagggagctgaaagtctgtgttactcagcgacagcccagaaacctgactgatctagagaagatctgtgtggagtgGGACAAAATCCTTCCTGCAGTCTGTGTAAACattgtgaagaactacaggaaatgtTTGACCTCAGTAATTGCAAACAAATGCTACTCTACCAAAtcttaatgttggtgttcaaatactttttctagttttatcacacaaataaattgttataaaaatcatagattgtgatttctggatttttctttttcggttatctctcatacagtggacatgcacctactgtgaaaatttcagacccctccatgatttctaagtgggagaacttgcaaaatagcagggtgttcaaatacttattttcttcactgtatatttatctgaaaaaaaaaaaaaaatcatatatatatatatatatatatatatatatacatccttatctgaaaacataaatatatatacatttctacacatatactgtacacatacatatatacacgaatatatacatataccgtgtatatatatatatagtacgtatatatacatacatatatatatacatatatatatatatatatatatatatatatatagtacgtatatatatatatatatatatatagtacgtatatatacatatatatatatatagatatttattttgccataaaagtaaacaagtaaaaggtttaggtttagagggctttatagacagaaatgaatgaatgaatcttgTTATCTGCATTGCTAGCCGCCTTATGCTTGCAGTTTTTCCACAAGTTTTAAATACACAGAAGAGACAAAGacatgtgtttttgtctcacatTAGGATTTTAACTGAATGACAACATTCTAAAAGACTGCAGTTCTCCTAAACAGTTAAATCCGTAAGTGGCAGTCTAAATGTGAAACAACGGTATAATTGAGAGGAACACCTTGTCGCTGACGTCCCTCGCAATATCCAGGTGCCTCTGACAGCACATCACGGCCTCATCAAACCTTCCCAGCACCTTCAGCGTGTTCCCAAGATTCCCGCTGGCTTTGGCTTCTCCCAGCAGATCGCCAACGGTCCTGCACGAGGACCAAAGTGAGACCACATCTCAATCCAAATAGGATTGCTTGCGGAGGCGCTGGTTAACAACCTGGTCAAGGTGAGGTCGTGCCGGTGGAAATCCAGCGCCTTGGCGTAGTCGTGCAGGTGGAAGTAGGCGTTTCCCAGCTGGCTATAGATGGCGCTGAGCACCTGCAGGTCCTCTGTGCCCACCTGAATGGCTGCTTCAAAGAAGGAGACTCCCGCTCTGTAGTCTCCCACCTTGCACAGGCGCTCCCCTTCCAGCGCCAGCTCCAGGCAGGACACCTCCATCCTGCAATCCAAGTCAAGTTTGGACTCGATCAACGTTTGTGGAAAAAGGCTGCAGAGTGTGAGTGTCAAACTATTTCGTAGTGAAAGGCTGCAGTAGAGGATGTTCTTTCACTGCTTCCTGTCACCCAAAGAGAACAATGGATCTGAGCTGTTGATTTGTTGGTTATTGTAGATCTCACATCCTTTTTTGCTTTGACGCACAAAGTTACTTTCAAATTAAACCACAGTATGTCACAGAGTTAGGGCATTAAAACAGTTATTCTCAAATTGTGGTATGTGGGCTCTATctggtgcaggggtgtccaaatcccAGCCCCCGCAAAAAATGCAGCCTGCCGGCAGGAGTTCATTTTAATTAAGatttaacctctaaaggcctttgTGGCCACAAGGagggacagcaccttttagttcTTATTTCCAAGATTGTgtgcactactgaattggggtcttatgccaacatatggacacttatactgctacctggtggtgtcagaagagtctaacatacaatggaatttggaaaaaaaagtgtaaaaataaaaatttgcatgtcactacacatgaagtgaagtgaattatatttatatagcgctttttctctagtgactcaaagcgctttacatagtgaaacacaatatctaagttacattcaaaccagtgtgggtggcgctggaaagaggtgggtaaagtggcttgcccaaggacacaacggcagtgactaggttggcagaagagggaattgaacctgcaaccctcaagttgctggcacggccactctaccaaccgagctaaaccgccccacagtacacttttgtgtacttatggactaagtacatcatatcaaaacatgatttttagtttttattctaattagggtccaataagcc
The DNA window shown above is from Nerophis ophidion isolate RoL-2023_Sa linkage group LG14, RoL_Noph_v1.0, whole genome shotgun sequence and carries:
- the gpsm2 gene encoding G-protein-signaling modulator 2 isoform X2 produces the protein MEVSCLELALEGERLCKVGDYRAGVSFFEAAIQVGTEDLQVLSAIYSQLGNAYFHLHDYAKALDFHRHDLTLTRTVGDLLGEAKASGNLGNTLKVLGRFDEAVMCCQRHLDIARDVSDKVGQARALYNFGNVFHAQGKSICLSGAEPGDFPEDVMMALRKASEYYEANLALVKELSDRAAQGRTYGNLGNTHYLLGNFRKAVASHEQRLLIAKEFGDRSAERRAYCNLGNAFIFLGEFEVAADHYKRTLQLARQLKDRAVEAQACYSLGNTYTLLQDYERAIDYHLKHLIIAQDLNDRIGEGRACWSLGNAYTALGNHDQAMHFAEKHLEICKETGDRSGELTARMNVSDLQTVLGLSYSTNNSTLSENKVMDYKTLGARPRMSRRHSMENLELMKLTPDKINAQKWNSDILSKHSSKPSLTKSSSKLFFVSRLRGKKLKTGVSSKVLQDSSNTLDSSQGAHKRSSPDMLGDEGFFDLLSRFQSNRMDDQRCSIREKGSRLSLHGGPASPPRTIRKSVSESTNVSGAQSRRLEDSSAAGGSLPGLRLNQNSNQAVLSHLMANADNAEPDEDFFDMLVKCQGSRLDDQRCAPPPPPARGPTVPDEDFFSLIMRSQAKRMDEQRVTLPAPAQRST
- the gpsm2 gene encoding G-protein-signaling modulator 2 isoform X1, which encodes MDTGGSVISTQAEDQSFHVRYRMEVSCLELALEGERLCKVGDYRAGVSFFEAAIQVGTEDLQVLSAIYSQLGNAYFHLHDYAKALDFHRHDLTLTRTVGDLLGEAKASGNLGNTLKVLGRFDEAVMCCQRHLDIARDVSDKVGQARALYNFGNVFHAQGKSICLSGAEPGDFPEDVMMALRKASEYYEANLALVKELSDRAAQGRTYGNLGNTHYLLGNFRKAVASHEQRLLIAKEFGDRSAERRAYCNLGNAFIFLGEFEVAADHYKRTLQLARQLKDRAVEAQACYSLGNTYTLLQDYERAIDYHLKHLIIAQDLNDRIGEGRACWSLGNAYTALGNHDQAMHFAEKHLEICKETGDRSGELTARMNVSDLQTVLGLSYSTNNSTLSENKVMDYKTLGARPRMSRRHSMENLELMKLTPDKINAQKWNSDILSKHSSKPSLTKSSSKLFFVSRLRGKKLKTGVSSKVLQDSSNTLDSSQGAHKRSSPDMLGDEGFFDLLSRFQSNRMDDQRCSIREKGSRLSLHGGPASPPRTIRKSVSESTNVSGAQSRRLEDSSAAGGSLPGLRLNQNSNQAVLSHLMANADNAEPDEDFFDMLVKCQGSRLDDQRCAPPPPPARGPTVPDEDFFSLIMRSQAKRMDEQRVTLPAPAQRST